Proteins found in one Planctomycetaceae bacterium genomic segment:
- a CDS encoding uroporphyrinogen decarboxylase family protein — protein sequence MNSREIILANIEHTPAPRPGMTFGGGRLNDMAWTGPGASKTYTPKRWTEGGREYYDDEWGNLWVRMVGGSVKGEIHTPALQSWDDLPKLQLPDYHDPDRWKGVREMLAQPTDRFTIVGIGGWIFDNARYLRKMENYFCDMAAEPEKIKQLNALVAGVYEAKIHHAGQAGADGIMIGEDLGTQNGPLFSPAMFREFFKADYTRLLGIAHDYGMKVLMHSCGNNWKLIDDLIDVGVDVFQFDQPALYDMPALAEKLRARGGALWSPVDIQKVLPTGDRAYIETQTHRMCETFSGMLICKDYPDLPGIGVKVEWDQWAYEAILDHFGLK from the coding sequence ATGAATTCTCGCGAAATCATTCTGGCGAATATCGAACACACCCCGGCCCCGCGGCCGGGAATGACCTTTGGCGGCGGGCGGCTTAACGATATGGCCTGGACCGGGCCGGGGGCTTCCAAAACGTACACGCCCAAACGCTGGACCGAAGGCGGCCGCGAGTATTACGACGATGAGTGGGGCAATCTCTGGGTCCGCATGGTCGGCGGCAGCGTCAAAGGCGAGATCCACACGCCCGCCCTGCAAAGCTGGGACGACCTGCCCAAGCTCCAACTGCCCGACTACCATGACCCCGACCGCTGGAAGGGCGTGCGGGAGATGCTCGCCCAGCCGACCGACCGGTTCACGATCGTCGGCATCGGCGGGTGGATCTTCGACAACGCCCGCTATCTGCGCAAGATGGAAAACTACTTCTGCGACATGGCCGCCGAGCCCGAGAAGATCAAACAGCTCAACGCTCTCGTCGCCGGCGTGTATGAGGCCAAGATCCATCACGCCGGCCAAGCCGGTGCCGATGGGATCATGATCGGCGAGGACCTGGGCACGCAGAACGGCCCGCTGTTCTCGCCGGCGATGTTCCGCGAGTTCTTTAAGGCCGACTACACCCGCCTGCTGGGGATCGCCCACGATTACGGCATGAAGGTGCTCATGCACTCCTGCGGCAACAACTGGAAGCTCATCGACGACCTGATCGACGTCGGCGTCGACGTCTTCCAGTTCGATCAGCCGGCCCTGTACGACATGCCCGCCCTGGCCGAAAAGCTCCGCGCCCGCGGCGGGGCCCTCTGGTCCCCCGTCGACATCCAGAAAGTCCTGCCCACCGGCGACCGCGCGTACATCGAAACCCAAACCCACCGCATGTGCGAAACCTTCAGCGGCATGCTGATCTGCA